One genomic region from Athalia rosae chromosome 3, iyAthRosa1.1, whole genome shotgun sequence encodes:
- the LOC105685530 gene encoding zinc finger CCHC domain-containing protein 17-like — MTSCELNQIFLGEVAAVQNYGAFIRIPGCTQQGLIHKSQVSAFHVDDVGDVLQRGERVWCKVISISDEGKISLSMKLVNQGNGTDLDPNGVQLQKDEQKRKSVVHGQRKAIQLQAVLNTTCGKCGTHGHLSSDCFMSPDGKTYELLPEIEEEKDTEQKGATLAVVADRNDDKIKKHKSSKRSKKKSKKSKTVSASTTDSSDDDENLGKKSAKKRTKEKKKKKEKKKSRSSSLQTSGSKDEGKVRKRKSSDHGTRERCKKKC, encoded by the exons ATGACAAGCTGTGAACTTAATCAGATATTTCTTGGGGAAGTAGCTGCTGTACAAAACTATGGAGCATTTATCCGAATACCAGGATGCACTCAGCAGGGGCTTATCCACAAGTCACAG GTCAGTGCCTTCCATGTGGACGATGTGGGCGATGTCTTACAGAGGGGCGAAAGGGTCTGGTGTAAAGTTATATCAATTAGTGACGAAGGAAAGATCAgcttatctatgaaattggtGAACCAAGGAAATGGGACAGACTTGGACCCCAATGGTGTACAGCTTCAGAAAGATGAACAGAAACGAAAATCGGTGGTCCATGGTCAGAGGAAAGCCATCCAGCTCCAAGCAGTGCTTAATACAACTTGTGGCAAGTGTGGAACTCATGGGCATCTCTCTAGTGATTGTTTCATGAGCCCGGATGGGAAGACTTATGAACTCCTACCTGAgattgaagaggaaaaagacaCAGAACAAAAAGGAGCTACACTGGCAGTGGTTGCCGATAGAAATGACGACAAGATCAAAAAACATAAATCGAGCAAGAGgtcaaaaaagaaatctaaaaaatcaaagactgTGAGTGCATCAACTACCGATAGCAgcgacgatgatgaaaatctgggaaaaaaatctgccAAGAAGAGAAccaaggagaaaaagaagaaaaaagagaaaaagaagagcagAAGTAGCTCTTTGCAAACATCGGGAAGCAAAGATGAAGGTAAagtgagaaaacgaaaaagttctGATCATGGGACAAGAGAAAGGTGTAAAAAGAAATGTTAA
- the LOC105685531 gene encoding 26S proteasome non-ATPase regulatory subunit 9 → MVADMEAERAKQSLLELIKLRDKVESDLRAFKEILDSSHVGMSEPLVDSDGFPRNDIDVYQVRHTRHKIICLQNDHKALMKQIEAGLHQVHSLASNNTEEIAHIASGTQEIILSEPFLKVNIVSSGSPAEIAGIQEGDLIMEFGSIDSRNFKSLRDIGELVERSRHKPVFVKVKRGVTGHVLTLLPKPWSGNGLLGCNVVTVESVER, encoded by the exons ATGGTTGCCGATATGGAGGCTGAGCGAGCAAAGCAGAGTTTACTAGAGCTTATCAAACTCAGAGATAAAGTGGAATCAGACTTGCGAGCGTTTAAGGAAATTCTCGATTCT AGCCATGTTGGCATGAGCGAGCCACTAGTTGACTCCGATGGATTTCCACGCAACGATATTGATGTCTACCAAGTCAGACACACACGACATAAAATTATAT GTTTGCAAAACGATCACAAAGCTTTGATGAAACAAATTGAGGCTGGGCTGCATCAAGTGCATTCCTTGGCTAGCAACAACACAGAAGAAATCGCACATATTGCAAGCGGTACACAAGAAATTATACTTTCCGAACCCTTTTTGAAAGTCAACATAGTGTCGAGTGGTTCACCGGCTGAAATTGCA GGCATACAGGAGGGAGATTTGATCATGGAGTTTGGATCCATAGACTCTCGCAACTTTAAGTCTCTGAGAGATATAGGGGAGTTGGTTGAGCGAAGTAGACACAAGCCGGTATTTGTAAAAGTGAAACGTGGAGTTACCGGCCATGTTCTAACTCTGCTTCCTAAACCCTGGAGTGGAAATGGTCTTCTCGGGTGTAACGTAGTAACTGTTGAGTCAgtcgaaagataa
- the LOC105685528 gene encoding DNA polymerase epsilon subunit 2, with product MQQDKIIKSIQSTFKLSGLSISRECCARFVSHLRTIDEELHNDSIRRITESLLSQNLIEPLVTLDHLEIAITECALPRSNFEETETVLNVLNVSSFPKISYDLQNKKFIVDKPNYDLFSDSVNKSKLFKERLELIWYRTLKNEHFAPLEFGLVNSNHVELRRIEYLLGSSKVQGVYVMGVLTQLTDGHFYLEDVTGVVKIDLSKAKYQAGLITEGCIVLATGDYDQDVLDVKALSFPPSEPSDQSRTYFGKSNTFGGPHPVSLKISEKLKSFEEAGLDETIIFISELWVDDQIVLEKFKTMIHGYAISPPRAFIICGNFLSFPPNITSTRKLEEGFKNLAEIVSRYPEIAQHSKFVLVPGPDDPGSPKILPRAPLPSHVIRDFMKEVPDVILATNPCRIQYCTKEIIVFRENILTKVCRNTLYFNNDNDIPNQYARSIISQSHLTPMNLIAVPIYWNQDHALQLYPTPDLVVVADQYKPYSTKFNDCHVINPGVFSKNDFPFMNYYPADNKIEESSIGKGEDTS from the exons ATGCAacaagataaaataattaaatctaTACAGTCAACCTTCAAGTTATCCGGACTCAGCATATCGAG GGAATGCTGCGCTCGGTTTGTCAGTCACTTACGCACCATTGATGAGGAGCTTCACAATGATTCGATTAGGAGAATCACGGAAAGTCTGCTATCGCAGAACTTAATTGAACCATTGGTTACATTGGATCACTTAGAAATTGCTATAACGGAATGCGCACTGCCGCGTAGCAATTTTGAAGAGACTGAAACAGTGCTCAATGTGTTAAATGTCTCGAGTTTCCCAAAGATCAGTTACGActtacaaaacaaaaaatttattgtggATAAACCAAACTATGATCTATTTTCGGATTCAGTCAATAAGTCTAAATTATTCAAGGAGAGACTTGAGCTAATATGGTACAGGACTTTAAAAAACGAACATTTTGCTCCTCTTGAATTTGGGCTGGTAAATTCAAACCATGTAGAACTGCGCCGTATAGAGTATTTACTAGGCTCCTCTAAAGTTCAAGGTGTTTACGTAATGGGAGTTTTGACTCAGCTAACAGATGGACACTTTTACCTGGAAGATGTCACCGGAGTTGTGAAGATCGACTTGAGCAAAGCA AAGTATCAAGCAGGCCTGATTACAGAAGGTTGTATAGTCTTGGCAACAGGAGACTATGATCAAGATGTTCTCGATGTGAAGGCTCTAAGTTTTCCTCCATCGGAGCCATCTGATCAGAGCCGGACgtattttggaaaatcaaaTACTTTTGGCGGTCCACACCCGGTATCGTTAAAGATTtccgaaaaactaaaaagttTTGAGGAGGCAGGTCTTGACGAGACGATCATCTTCATATCGGAATTATGGGTCGATGATCAGAttgttttagaaaaatttaaaacaatgattcatgGGTACGCCATTAGTCCTCCAAGAGCATTCATAAtatgtggaaattttttgagtttTCCTCCAAACATTACGAGCACGCGAAAACTCGAAGAGGGTTTCAAGAACCTGGCAGAGATTGTATCTCGATATCCTGAAATAGCTCAACATAGTAAATTTGTATTAGTTCCCGGACCCGATGATCCTGGGTCACCAAAAATACTTCCTAGAGCACCATTGCCCTCTCATGTGATCCGAGATTTTATGAAAGAAGTTCCCGATGTTATTCTTGCGACAAATCCTTGTAGGATTCAATATTGCACTAAAGAAATAATCGTTTTTAGAGAAAATATTCTCACAAAGGTCTGCAGGAACACGTTGTACTTTAACAATGACAATGATATTCCTAACCAG TATGCAAGGTCCATAATATCTCAGTCTCACTTGACTCCGATGAACCTTATAGCTGTTCCTATTTACTGGAACCAAGATCACGCACTACAACTTTATCCAACTCCAGATCTGGTGGTCGTAGCCGATCAATACAAGCCTTACTCTACAAAATTCAACGATTGCCATGTGATAAATCCTGGagttttttccaaaaacgaTTTTCCCTTTATGAATTACTATCCGGCTGATAATAAGATCGAAGAGTCCTCAATAGGGAAAGGTGAAGATACGTCCTAG
- the LOC105685529 gene encoding egl nine homolog 1: MSTSTPGSVSRPQTLTSSVRLGAAVEPSGTSDTVSCAVCKKTDKLLRCSRCKATVYCTKEHQRIDWKRHKEFCNHKGEGDNVDSKLHSTNNLRPTSVESRVTSVTTKTTHNLKEINLVNNSSNSLGVEGQNLTGHYCGREADIVPNYFTCCSESENSIALATAVTTPLQLAERKVSNGIESLKEEPSSSGASRSSRGNGWTSPITHEGSSEDTILGARAELLNPALENSRILSSTGQVLTSDMPTQRHNGIRNFPEVSLGRDHEFLPPSMQKNNAQECFIDTICRTVIHDMDMYGVCVVKHFLGPEKASMVLEEVLNIHNAGLFRDGQLVSNKGGAGDLKTIRGDQITWLDGKESQCQNIGMLISQVDAVIMRANRMIGNGKMGNYTINGRTKAMVACYPGHGSHYVKHVDNPNRDGRCITAIYYLNKDWNVAQHGGLLRIFPEGQDKVANILPYFDRILFFWSDRRNPHEVQPAYRTRYAITLWYFDAEERNEACRRYRREKEIHSHSTKT, translated from the exons ATGTCTACGTCAACCCCGGGCTCGGTCAGTCGCCCTCAGACTTTGACGAGCAGTGTTCGTCTCGGCGCTGCTGTTGAACCGTCCGGTACATCCGACACGGTCTCTTGTGCGGTCTGTAAAAAAACCGATAAACTTCTAAGGTGCTCGCGCTGCAAGGCTACGGTTTACTGTACCAAAGAACATCAGAGAATCGACTGGAAACGGCACAAGGAATTCTGCAACCATAAAGGCGAGGGCGACAACGTTGACTCTAAGTTACATTCAACGAATAATCTGAGACCAACCTCAGTCGAGTCCAGGGTAACCTCGGttacaacaaaaacaacgCATAACCTTAAAGAAATTAATCTGGTGAACAATTCAAGTAACAGTTTGGGTGTTGAGGGACAAAATCTAACCGGTCATTATTGTGGTAGAGAAGCTGATATTGTGCCTAATTATTTTACCTGTTGTTCGGAATCTGAGAATTCCATTGCTTTGGCAACAGCGGTAACAACTCCTTTGCAGTTAGCCGAAAGAAAGGTGTCTAACGGTATAGAAAGCTTAAAAGAAGAACCTTCTAGCTCTGGGGCATCCCGTTCGAGCAGAGGTAACGGTTGGACATCTCCGATAACGCACGAAGGAAGTTCCGAGGATACAATACTGGGTGCCAGGGCAGAGCTGCTCAATCCGGCGCTAGAAAACTCGAGAATCTTAAGCAGCACCGGTCAGGTTCTGACTTCAGACATGCCTACACAGAGGCACAATGgaatcagaaattttccaGAAGTTAGTTTAGGAAGAGACCATGAATTCCTTCCTCCGtcaatgcaaaaaaataatgcacAGGAGTGTTTTATCGATACGATATGTAGAACCGTTATACACGATATGGACATGTATGGTGTCTGCGTTGTGAAGCATTTTTTGGGCCCTGAGAAGGCTTCTATGGTACTGGAAGAAGTCCTTAATATACACAATGCAGGCCTATTTAGGGATGGACAACTTGTATCGAACAAGGGAGGAGCTGGTGATTTGAAAACTATCAGAGGAGATCAGATTACTTGGCTAGACGGAAAGGAAAGTCAGTGCCAAAACATTGGTATGTTGATATCCCAAGTTGACGCCGTTATCATGAGGGCCAACAGGATGattggaaatggaaaaatgggaAACTACACAATTAATGGGAGAACAAAG GCAATGGTTGCATGCTACCCAGGACACGGTTCTCACTACGTTAAGCATGTGGATAATCCAAATCGAGACGGACGTTGCATAACAGCCATCTATTACCTCAACAAGGACTGGAACGTTGCG CAACATGGCGGCCTTCTAAGAATATTTCCAGAAGGACAAGATAAGGTTGCAAATATCCTACCCTATTTTGACagaattcttttcttctgGTCGGATAGAAGAAACCCACACGAAGTACAGCCCGCTTACAGAACCAGATACGCCATTACCCTCTGGTACTTTGATGCCGAAGAACGAAATGAGGCTTGCCGGAGGTATAGAAGAGAAA AAGAAATTCACTCCCATTCTACCAAAACGTGA
- the LOC105685527 gene encoding tetratricopeptide repeat protein 30A isoform X2 has protein sequence MVTHPESRPCLSLLAHCYFYTQDFMAAANCYEKLEQICPEEDVYKLYYAQSLHQACMYQEAWNICSTIVDNPRLESNVTKLQAAIKYGQEDISGAKTYVDQCPSDDIDTDINLGCLLYKEEQYEEALKKFSMALQIVGFKPHLSYNVALCFFKLKEYAPSLKHIADIIEQGIKEHPELSVGMTTEGIEVRSVGNTLTLHETALTEAFNLKAAIEYQLQNYEAAREALTDMPPRSEEELDAVTLHNQALINMDSRPSEGFEKLQFLLQQNPFPPETFANLLLLYCKYQYYDLAADVLAENVHLTYKYLTPYLYDFLDALITQQTSPEEAYRKFDDLANKHTEILRKATKQVQEARLNHDDNAVKRAVMDYEEALERYVPVLMAQAKIYWELENYTQVEKIFRKSVEFCNEHDIWKLNVAHTLFMQENKFKEATGFYEPIVKKKYENILDISAIVLANLCVSYIMASQNAEAEELMKKIEKEEETVSFEDQDKKLFHSCIINLVIGTLYCSKRNYEFGISRVMKSLEPYSKKLGTDTWFYAKRCFLSLLEQLAKQLVVLKDSTLQECVQFLEHCEVHGRDVRTVIEQPLDIQEIPIVPHGKQTVTYEARYLKALFLKLQTG, from the exons ATGGTAACTCATCCTGAG TCCAGACCTTGTCTATCTTTACTGGCGCACTGCTACTTCTATACACAAGACTTTATGGCTGCAGCCAACTGCTATGAGAAATTGGAACAGATATGCCCAGAGGAAGATGTTTACAAACTCTACTATGCTCAATCCCTTCACCAAGCTTGCATGTATCAAGAAGCTTGGAACATCTGTTCGACCATAGTTGACAACCCCCGATTAGAGTCGAATGTCACCAAGCTACAAGCGGCGATAAAATATGGACAGGAAGATATATCTGGTGCTAAAACATATGTGGATCAATGCCCATCTGATGACATTGACACAGACATTAATTTGGGATGCTTACTTTATAAG GAAGAGCAGTATGAGGAagctctgaaaaaattctccatgGCTTTACAGATTGTTGGGTTCAAGCCACACTTGTCTTATAATGTTGCCCTGTGTTTTTTCAAGCTCAAGGAATACGCTCCATCCTTGAAACATATCG CTGACATCATCGAACAAGGAATAAAAGAACATCCTGAGTTGAGTGTTGGAATGACCACAGAAGGTATAGAAGTACGTAGCGTTGGGAACACTCTGACTCTACATGAAACAGCATTAACAGAAGCCTTCAATTTGAAAGCAGCCATTGAGTATCAGCTACaaaatt ATGAAGCAGCACGAGAAGCGCTAACAGATATGCCTCCGCGATCAGAGGAAGAATTGGATGCTGTAACGTTGCATAATCAAGCATTGATAAATATGGATTCAAGACCAAGTGAGGGTTTTGAAAAGCTGCAATTTCTGCTACAGCAAAACCCTTTTCCACCAGAGACTTTTGCGAATTTACTTCTACTATACTGTAAATATCAGTACTATGATCTGGCTGCTGATGTCTTAGCAGAGAACGTCCATCTGACTTACAAATATTTAACGCCG tatCTCTATGACTTTTTGGATGCGCTGATAACTCAGCAAACATCTCCAGAGGAGGCTTATCGGAAATTCGATGACTTGGCAAACAAACATACAGAGATATTGAGAAAAGCAACAAAGCAGGTGCAGGAAGCCAGATTAAACCATGACGACAATGCAGTCAAGAGAGCTGTGATGGATTATGAGGAAGCTCTAGAGCGTTATGTCCCAGTTCTGATGGCACAAGCAAAAATATATTGGGAACTAGAGAACTACACTCAAGTAGagaaaatatttagaaaaagtGTAGAATTCTGCAATGAGCACGATATCTGGAAACTCAACGTAGCTCACACCTTGTTCATGCAGGAAAATAAGTTCAAGGAAGCGACTGGTTTCTACGAGcctatagtaaaaaaaaaatatgagaat ATTTTAGACATCAGTGCTATTGTATTGGCTAACTTATGCGTAAGCTACATAATGGCCTCTCAGAATGCAGAGGCCGAAgaactaatgaaaaaaattgagaaagaggaagaaacagTTTCGTTCGAAGATCAGGATAAGAAATTGTTTCATTCGTGCATAATAAACTTGGTGATTGGGACGCTTTACTGTTCCAAAAGAAACTATGAGTTTGGTATATCAAGGGTGATGAAGAGCCTTGAGCCTTATAGCAAAAAGCTTGGAACCGATACATGGTTCTATGCAAAAAGGTGCTTCCTGTCACTGCTTGAGCAGCTGGCAAAGCAGCTAGTCGTCCTGAAGGACTCTACGCTTCAGGAATGCGTGCAGTTCCTTGAGCATTGTGAAGTTCACGGGAGGGATGTCCGAACGGTGATAGAACAGCCCCTCGATATTCAAGAAATTCCTATTGTGCCTCATGGCAAACAAACTGTTACCTACGAGGCGAGATATCTCAAAGCATTGTTTCTGAAGTTACAAACAGGCTGA
- the LOC105685527 gene encoding tetratricopeptide repeat protein 30A isoform X1 produces the protein MTSVVQNIQIRDGEYTKTIYTMVKEQKYAETIQVLTTLMVTHPESRPCLSLLAHCYFYTQDFMAAANCYEKLEQICPEEDVYKLYYAQSLHQACMYQEAWNICSTIVDNPRLESNVTKLQAAIKYGQEDISGAKTYVDQCPSDDIDTDINLGCLLYKEEQYEEALKKFSMALQIVGFKPHLSYNVALCFFKLKEYAPSLKHIADIIEQGIKEHPELSVGMTTEGIEVRSVGNTLTLHETALTEAFNLKAAIEYQLQNYEAAREALTDMPPRSEEELDAVTLHNQALINMDSRPSEGFEKLQFLLQQNPFPPETFANLLLLYCKYQYYDLAADVLAENVHLTYKYLTPYLYDFLDALITQQTSPEEAYRKFDDLANKHTEILRKATKQVQEARLNHDDNAVKRAVMDYEEALERYVPVLMAQAKIYWELENYTQVEKIFRKSVEFCNEHDIWKLNVAHTLFMQENKFKEATGFYEPIVKKKYENILDISAIVLANLCVSYIMASQNAEAEELMKKIEKEEETVSFEDQDKKLFHSCIINLVIGTLYCSKRNYEFGISRVMKSLEPYSKKLGTDTWFYAKRCFLSLLEQLAKQLVVLKDSTLQECVQFLEHCEVHGRDVRTVIEQPLDIQEIPIVPHGKQTVTYEARYLKALFLKLQTG, from the exons ATGACTAGCGTtgttcaaaatattcaaattcgtGACGGGGAGTACACAAAAACCATTTACACAATG GTAAAAGAACAGAAGTACGCAGAAACAATACAGGTTTTGACAACTCTTATGGTAACTCATCCTGAG TCCAGACCTTGTCTATCTTTACTGGCGCACTGCTACTTCTATACACAAGACTTTATGGCTGCAGCCAACTGCTATGAGAAATTGGAACAGATATGCCCAGAGGAAGATGTTTACAAACTCTACTATGCTCAATCCCTTCACCAAGCTTGCATGTATCAAGAAGCTTGGAACATCTGTTCGACCATAGTTGACAACCCCCGATTAGAGTCGAATGTCACCAAGCTACAAGCGGCGATAAAATATGGACAGGAAGATATATCTGGTGCTAAAACATATGTGGATCAATGCCCATCTGATGACATTGACACAGACATTAATTTGGGATGCTTACTTTATAAG GAAGAGCAGTATGAGGAagctctgaaaaaattctccatgGCTTTACAGATTGTTGGGTTCAAGCCACACTTGTCTTATAATGTTGCCCTGTGTTTTTTCAAGCTCAAGGAATACGCTCCATCCTTGAAACATATCG CTGACATCATCGAACAAGGAATAAAAGAACATCCTGAGTTGAGTGTTGGAATGACCACAGAAGGTATAGAAGTACGTAGCGTTGGGAACACTCTGACTCTACATGAAACAGCATTAACAGAAGCCTTCAATTTGAAAGCAGCCATTGAGTATCAGCTACaaaatt ATGAAGCAGCACGAGAAGCGCTAACAGATATGCCTCCGCGATCAGAGGAAGAATTGGATGCTGTAACGTTGCATAATCAAGCATTGATAAATATGGATTCAAGACCAAGTGAGGGTTTTGAAAAGCTGCAATTTCTGCTACAGCAAAACCCTTTTCCACCAGAGACTTTTGCGAATTTACTTCTACTATACTGTAAATATCAGTACTATGATCTGGCTGCTGATGTCTTAGCAGAGAACGTCCATCTGACTTACAAATATTTAACGCCG tatCTCTATGACTTTTTGGATGCGCTGATAACTCAGCAAACATCTCCAGAGGAGGCTTATCGGAAATTCGATGACTTGGCAAACAAACATACAGAGATATTGAGAAAAGCAACAAAGCAGGTGCAGGAAGCCAGATTAAACCATGACGACAATGCAGTCAAGAGAGCTGTGATGGATTATGAGGAAGCTCTAGAGCGTTATGTCCCAGTTCTGATGGCACAAGCAAAAATATATTGGGAACTAGAGAACTACACTCAAGTAGagaaaatatttagaaaaagtGTAGAATTCTGCAATGAGCACGATATCTGGAAACTCAACGTAGCTCACACCTTGTTCATGCAGGAAAATAAGTTCAAGGAAGCGACTGGTTTCTACGAGcctatagtaaaaaaaaaatatgagaat ATTTTAGACATCAGTGCTATTGTATTGGCTAACTTATGCGTAAGCTACATAATGGCCTCTCAGAATGCAGAGGCCGAAgaactaatgaaaaaaattgagaaagaggaagaaacagTTTCGTTCGAAGATCAGGATAAGAAATTGTTTCATTCGTGCATAATAAACTTGGTGATTGGGACGCTTTACTGTTCCAAAAGAAACTATGAGTTTGGTATATCAAGGGTGATGAAGAGCCTTGAGCCTTATAGCAAAAAGCTTGGAACCGATACATGGTTCTATGCAAAAAGGTGCTTCCTGTCACTGCTTGAGCAGCTGGCAAAGCAGCTAGTCGTCCTGAAGGACTCTACGCTTCAGGAATGCGTGCAGTTCCTTGAGCATTGTGAAGTTCACGGGAGGGATGTCCGAACGGTGATAGAACAGCCCCTCGATATTCAAGAAATTCCTATTGTGCCTCATGGCAAACAAACTGTTACCTACGAGGCGAGATATCTCAAAGCATTGTTTCTGAAGTTACAAACAGGCTGA